In one window of Kitasatospora sp. MMS16-BH015 DNA:
- a CDS encoding ubiquinol-cytochrome c reductase cytochrome b subunit, translated as MIQRQDPGRGRGQRAADWADGRLGVYTVARANLRKIFPDHWSFMLGEICLYSFAIIILTGVYLTLFFKPGMGEVVYHGAYAPLNGIRMSEAYASTMDISFEVRGGLLIRQIHHWAAVVFIAAMFVHMMRVFFTGAFRKPREINWVFGFLLLFLGMFDGFMGYSLPDDLLSGTGIRFMEGAVLAVPLVGSYLQMFLFGGEFPGTDIVPRLFTVHVLLIPGVMVGLLVAHLILVFHHKHTQWAGPGRTEQNVVGMPLMPVYLAKAGGFFFLVFGVIALMSAIATINPIWAYGPYRPDQVSTDAQPDWYMGFAEGLIRVMPGWEVRAWGHTLNLGVFIPLTLFPVILLAIAAYPFIEGWATRSGREHHLLDRPRNAPVRTALVAAWISLYLVMLVGGGNDLFATHLHLSLNTITYAARAGFFLVPVVTFWVTKRWCLGLQRRDRDKVLHGRETGVIKRLPHGEFVEVHAPLPQDELFKLTAHEQPGPIALPAPADANGVARPAGALDRLRAGLSQGIHGEHARVPKPTAEEYRESAAGHGH; from the coding sequence ATGATCCAGCGTCAGGATCCGGGGCGGGGGCGGGGGCAGCGTGCTGCGGACTGGGCGGACGGCCGGCTGGGGGTCTACACCGTGGCCAGGGCCAACCTGCGCAAGATCTTTCCGGACCACTGGTCCTTCATGCTCGGGGAGATCTGCCTCTACAGCTTCGCCATCATCATCCTGACGGGTGTCTACCTGACGCTGTTCTTCAAGCCCGGCATGGGTGAGGTGGTCTACCACGGGGCCTACGCCCCGCTGAACGGCATCCGGATGTCCGAGGCATACGCCTCCACCATGGACATCAGCTTCGAGGTGCGGGGCGGGCTGCTGATCCGTCAGATCCACCACTGGGCAGCCGTGGTGTTCATCGCGGCGATGTTCGTGCACATGATGCGGGTGTTCTTCACCGGGGCGTTCCGCAAGCCCCGTGAGATCAACTGGGTCTTCGGCTTCCTGCTGCTGTTCCTCGGCATGTTCGACGGCTTCATGGGCTACTCGCTCCCGGACGACCTGCTCTCCGGCACGGGCATCCGCTTCATGGAGGGCGCCGTCCTGGCGGTGCCGCTGGTCGGCTCGTACCTGCAGATGTTCCTGTTCGGCGGGGAGTTCCCGGGCACCGACATCGTGCCGCGCCTGTTCACCGTGCATGTGCTGCTGATCCCCGGCGTCATGGTGGGGCTGCTGGTGGCCCACCTGATCCTGGTCTTCCACCACAAGCACACCCAGTGGGCCGGGCCCGGCAGGACCGAGCAGAACGTGGTCGGCATGCCGCTGATGCCGGTCTACCTGGCCAAGGCCGGTGGCTTCTTCTTCCTGGTGTTCGGCGTGATCGCGTTGATGTCCGCGATCGCCACCATCAACCCGATCTGGGCGTACGGCCCGTACCGCCCGGACCAGGTCTCCACCGACGCCCAGCCGGACTGGTACATGGGCTTCGCCGAGGGCTTGATCCGGGTGATGCCGGGCTGGGAGGTCCGGGCCTGGGGGCACACCCTCAACCTGGGGGTCTTCATCCCGCTGACCCTCTTCCCGGTGATCCTCTTGGCCATCGCCGCGTACCCGTTCATCGAGGGGTGGGCCACCCGGAGCGGGCGGGAGCACCACCTGCTCGACCGCCCGCGCAACGCGCCCGTGCGGACCGCACTCGTGGCGGCCTGGATCAGCCTCTACCTGGTGATGCTGGTGGGCGGCGGCAACGACCTCTTCGCGACGCACCTGCACCTCTCGCTCAACACCATCACCTACGCCGCCCGGGCGGGGTTCTTCCTGGTGCCGGTGGTCACCTTCTGGGTGACCAAGCGGTGGTGCCTGGGGCTGCAGCGCCGCGACCGCGACAAGGTGCTGCACGGCCGGGAGACCGGGGTGATCAAGCGCCTGCCGCACGGCGAGTTCGTCGAGGTCCACGCCCCGCTGCCGCAGGACGAGCTGTTCAAGCTCACCGCGCACGAGCAGCCCGGCCCGATCGCACTGCCCGCTCCGGCGGACGCCAACGGCGTGGCGCGCCCTGCCGGTGCGCTCGACCGGCTCCGGGCGGGTCTGTCGCAGGGCATCCACGGGGAGCACGCCCGGGTGCCGAAGCCCACCGCCGAGGAGTACCGCGAGAGCGCCGCGGGCCACGGCCACTGA
- a CDS encoding PPOX class F420-dependent oxidoreductase, which produces MRNPADQLADSKYLLLTTFDETGGRAHASRLWVVADGPALGVWAPADSGEARRIRRRSRVLVGPCDAHGRPTGQPVPARAGLCDADATARYRSSLIDKYGLTAMVTLAVSRLRVGLAGTVGIRITPSELERRLVGPEWRPPSTYCPN; this is translated from the coding sequence GTGCGCAACCCGGCCGACCAGCTCGCCGACAGTAAGTACCTGCTCCTCACCACCTTCGACGAGACCGGTGGCCGGGCCCACGCCAGCCGGCTGTGGGTGGTGGCCGACGGGCCGGCGCTCGGGGTCTGGGCCCCCGCCGACTCGGGCGAGGCCCGGCGGATCCGGCGTCGGTCCCGGGTGCTGGTCGGTCCGTGCGACGCCCACGGGCGGCCGACCGGACAGCCGGTGCCGGCCCGGGCCGGCCTCTGCGACGCGGACGCGACGGCCCGCTACCGCAGCTCGCTGATCGACAAGTACGGCCTGACGGCGATGGTCACCCTGGCCGTCAGCCGGCTGCGGGTGGGGCTGGCCGGGACGGTGGGGATCAGGATCACCCCGAGCGAGCTGGAACGGCGGCTGGTCGGGCCGGAGTGGCGGCCGCCGAGCACGTACTGCCCCAACTGA
- a CDS encoding TetR/AcrR family transcriptional regulator: MPVPPDPARPTAPGGPSTGPKRRDAARNRQALIDAARELFAREGLQVPTDRIAKAAGIGNATFYRHFPDRDALVEEIFRGTAETLGEAAAEALARDEAWPALAGYFERIFALVSRDRGLNDLVTAAAGRSAFLDDISRGNAATVTTLVARAQEEGTLRTDVAAMDVLVLMGPLLRAMPALVADHPEGWRRPLALLLDAFRPTGHPLPGTPVPPERLDQTFSRLWQT; the protein is encoded by the coding sequence ATGCCCGTCCCGCCGGACCCCGCCCGTCCCACTGCGCCGGGCGGCCCCTCGACCGGCCCGAAGCGCCGGGACGCGGCCCGCAACCGGCAGGCCCTGATCGACGCGGCCCGCGAACTCTTCGCGCGGGAGGGGCTCCAGGTGCCGACGGACCGGATCGCCAAGGCCGCCGGGATCGGCAACGCCACCTTCTACCGGCACTTCCCCGACCGCGACGCGCTGGTGGAGGAGATCTTCCGGGGCACCGCCGAGACGCTCGGCGAGGCCGCCGCCGAGGCCCTCGCCCGGGACGAGGCCTGGCCCGCCCTGGCCGGCTACTTCGAGCGGATCTTCGCCCTGGTCTCCCGCGACCGCGGCCTCAACGACCTGGTCACCGCCGCCGCCGGCCGTTCGGCCTTTCTCGACGACATCTCCCGGGGCAACGCGGCCACCGTCACCACCCTGGTCGCCCGCGCCCAGGAGGAGGGCACCCTGCGCACCGACGTGGCGGCCATGGACGTGCTCGTCCTGATGGGCCCGCTGCTCCGGGCCATGCCCGCCCTGGTCGCCGACCACCCCGAGGGGTGGCGCCGCCCGCTGGCCCTGCTCCTGGACGCCTTCCGCCCCACCGGCCACCCCCTCCCGGGCACCCCGGTGCCCCCGGAGCGGCTCGACCAGACCTTCAGCCGGCTCTGGCAGACCTGA
- a CDS encoding maleylpyruvate isomerase family mycothiol-dependent enzyme: protein MITVIGEVMAAGERMARGLAGLDEAAVRGDSGLAGWSRGYAASHVVRSIDAYLWLLAWARDGVQPGPRATGAEIAAAVEAGAGGSGGELAAELRGRLATLEEAVAGMPAERWEFLVSALPGWRHPAWYTVNRCWREIETHHVDLAVGYRPADWSAAYVRWALDDTLAALAAREFPVGEVKATDLGRSWRVDGEGPVVGAPGHVLLAWLSGRGPGENGWPAPPTWPLPPSPGWG from the coding sequence GTGATCACTGTCATCGGGGAAGTCATGGCGGCCGGCGAGCGGATGGCTCGGGGGCTGGCGGGGTTGGACGAGGCGGCCGTGCGGGGGGATTCGGGGCTGGCCGGGTGGAGCCGGGGGTACGCCGCCTCGCACGTGGTGCGGAGCATCGACGCGTACCTGTGGTTGCTGGCCTGGGCCCGGGACGGGGTGCAGCCGGGGCCGCGGGCGACCGGGGCGGAGATCGCCGCGGCGGTCGAGGCCGGGGCCGGCGGGAGCGGCGGCGAGCTGGCGGCGGAGCTGCGCGGCAGGCTGGCGACGCTGGAGGAGGCGGTGGCGGGGATGCCGGCCGAGCGGTGGGAGTTCCTGGTCTCGGCGCTGCCGGGGTGGCGGCATCCGGCCTGGTACACGGTGAACCGGTGCTGGCGGGAGATCGAGACGCACCACGTGGACCTGGCGGTCGGGTACCGGCCGGCGGACTGGTCGGCGGCGTACGTGCGGTGGGCGCTGGACGACACCCTGGCGGCTTTGGCGGCACGGGAGTTCCCGGTGGGGGAGGTCAAGGCGACGGACCTCGGCCGGAGTTGGCGAGTCGACGGCGAGGGTCCGGTGGTCGGTGCGCCCGGACACGTGCTGCTCGCCTGGTTGAGCGGACGTGGCCCGGGGGAGAACGGCTGGCCCGCGCCGCCGACTTGGCCGTTGCCGCCGAGTCCGGGGTGGGGGTGA
- a CDS encoding MFS transporter: MSTVIDTAPYSPFHRRLALACSGGPLLDGYILSIVGVALIGMKPELGLSAAEVSLIGAAALIGMFVGGAVFGVLTDKVGREVMYTADLLVMVACSVASFWATDVWVIVVLRFVLGMAVAADYPIATSLLAEWLPIKDRGRLLGKQIVAWYAGSVLAYVVGYLFLRLGGDGSWRWMLASSALLCGFFLVVRRGSPESPLWLAQHGRGEEAVAVVRKHLGREVTVAELTAGTDDQGGAGGFRELFSPEYRRRTLFCGLFFLCQVAPLFAMLTFGPQILGSFGMPGGTAMDTLGTGVISLVFLVGCYPALRAIDTHGRRPTIIWSFALMIVPLAFLGVWPTAPALLALLALCAYAFLCGGPNVLDWTYPNELFPTRIRATAVGFATSVSRIGAAVGTYLLPLALSGIGIGPTMLIAAGLTAAGWLVCVLWAEETRGAGLQQAADVVRSAPVVGGSEVADRQLASR, from the coding sequence ATGTCGACCGTCATAGACACCGCGCCGTACAGCCCGTTCCACCGGCGGCTCGCCCTGGCCTGCTCGGGCGGGCCCTTGCTCGACGGGTACATCCTGAGCATCGTCGGGGTGGCCCTGATCGGGATGAAGCCGGAACTGGGGTTGAGCGCCGCCGAGGTGAGCCTGATCGGGGCCGCGGCGCTGATCGGGATGTTCGTCGGCGGGGCGGTGTTCGGGGTGCTGACGGACAAGGTCGGGCGGGAGGTGATGTACACCGCCGACCTGCTGGTGATGGTGGCGTGTTCGGTGGCCTCGTTCTGGGCCACCGACGTCTGGGTGATCGTGGTGCTGAGGTTCGTGCTCGGCATGGCGGTGGCCGCCGACTACCCGATCGCGACCTCGCTGCTGGCCGAGTGGCTGCCGATCAAGGACCGGGGGCGGCTGCTGGGCAAGCAGATCGTCGCCTGGTACGCGGGCTCGGTGCTGGCGTACGTGGTGGGCTACCTCTTCCTCCGCCTCGGCGGGGACGGCAGCTGGCGCTGGATGCTGGCGAGCTCGGCGCTGCTCTGCGGGTTCTTCCTGGTGGTGCGGCGCGGGTCGCCGGAGTCGCCGCTCTGGCTGGCGCAGCACGGCCGCGGCGAGGAGGCCGTCGCGGTGGTCCGCAAGCACCTGGGCCGGGAGGTGACGGTCGCCGAGCTGACGGCCGGAACGGACGATCAAGGCGGCGCGGGCGGGTTCCGTGAGCTGTTCAGCCCCGAGTACCGGCGGCGGACGCTGTTCTGCGGGCTGTTCTTCCTCTGCCAGGTGGCGCCGCTGTTCGCGATGCTGACCTTCGGGCCGCAGATCCTCGGCTCCTTCGGGATGCCGGGCGGCACCGCGATGGACACCCTCGGCACCGGCGTGATCAGCCTGGTCTTCCTGGTCGGCTGCTACCCGGCGCTGCGCGCGATCGACACCCACGGCCGACGGCCCACCATCATCTGGTCGTTCGCGCTGATGATCGTGCCGCTGGCCTTCCTCGGCGTCTGGCCCACGGCTCCGGCGCTGCTCGCGCTGCTGGCCCTGTGCGCGTACGCCTTCCTCTGCGGCGGCCCGAACGTGCTCGACTGGACCTACCCGAACGAGCTCTTCCCGACCCGGATCCGGGCCACGGCGGTGGGGTTCGCGACCTCGGTGAGCCGGATCGGCGCCGCCGTCGGCACGTACCTGCTGCCGCTCGCGCTGAGCGGGATCGGCATCGGCCCGACCATGCTGATCGCGGCCGGGCTGACGGCGGCGGGGTGGCTGGTGTGCGTGCTCTGGGCGGAGGAGACCCGGGGCGCGGGTCTCCAGCAGGCGGCGGACGTGGTGCGGAGTGCGCCGGTGGTCGGAGGGTCGGAGGTGGCTGACCGTCAGTTGGCCTCCCGCTGA
- a CDS encoding UbiD family decarboxylase domain-containing protein, with protein sequence MPYDDLRAYLDALDLEQQLLHITEELDTELGLPRAVRAAAELGDHAPGLYLDNLRDHPDAQLTTGLLGSWANHAVALGLPVRTPLRTQVEEFGRRWEAVPPAPTVDRADPPWDEYALFGAEVDLGALLPLFGTAEEDQAPDPADRALVLTALPAGPEPYGRLCRFEARSRNRLTLRLDPADPLARHPLTADLPVVLSLGNDPLLTVAAATTGPTAGGSSPDGRSCFELAAALRQAPCPVTAAPLTGLTVPWGSELLLEGVIEARVPGPCRSPVVRVDRVAHRASPVFDSLRPPADQPTEHLTGPATSVRLLRRLRAVHPEVRAVNAVYGDGRLAVLALAPRHPALVEAVTAHCRALAPELSVITVDDSVDPFDLPQVLRALAAGPARLLDATRRPAAVPA encoded by the coding sequence GTGCCGTACGACGACCTCCGTGCCTACCTCGACGCCCTCGACCTCGAACAGCAACTCCTACACATCACCGAGGAGTTGGACACCGAACTCGGCCTGCCCCGGGCCGTCCGGGCCGCCGCCGAGCTGGGTGACCACGCGCCCGGGCTCTACCTGGACAACCTGCGCGACCACCCCGACGCCCAACTGACCACCGGCCTGCTCGGCTCCTGGGCCAACCACGCCGTCGCGCTCGGCCTGCCCGTGCGCACGCCGCTCCGCACCCAGGTCGAGGAGTTCGGCCGCCGTTGGGAGGCCGTCCCGCCCGCACCCACCGTCGACCGCGCCGACCCGCCCTGGGACGAGTACGCGCTGTTCGGCGCAGAGGTGGACCTCGGCGCGCTGCTGCCGCTGTTCGGCACCGCCGAGGAGGACCAAGCCCCCGACCCCGCCGACCGGGCCCTGGTGCTCACGGCCCTTCCTGCCGGCCCGGAGCCCTACGGCCGGCTCTGCCGCTTCGAGGCCCGCTCCCGCAACCGCCTCACCCTACGGCTCGACCCCGCCGACCCGCTCGCCCGCCACCCGCTGACGGCCGACCTCCCGGTGGTGCTCTCGCTCGGCAACGACCCCCTGCTCACGGTGGCCGCAGCCACCACCGGCCCCACCGCCGGGGGAAGTTCGCCGGACGGCCGCTCGTGCTTCGAGCTTGCCGCCGCCCTGCGGCAGGCCCCCTGCCCGGTGACGGCCGCACCCCTCACCGGGCTCACCGTGCCCTGGGGCAGCGAGCTGCTGCTCGAAGGGGTGATCGAGGCCCGGGTGCCCGGCCCCTGCCGGTCCCCCGTGGTCCGGGTCGACCGGGTCGCCCACCGCGCGAGCCCGGTCTTCGACTCGCTGCGCCCCCCTGCCGATCAGCCCACCGAACACCTCACCGGCCCGGCCACCAGCGTCCGGCTGCTCCGCCGGCTGCGTGCCGTCCACCCCGAGGTGCGGGCCGTCAACGCCGTGTACGGGGACGGCCGACTGGCCGTCCTCGCCCTGGCCCCGCGTCACCCCGCCCTGGTCGAGGCCGTCACCGCCCACTGTCGCGCCCTCGCCCCCGAACTCTCGGTGATCACCGTGGACGACTCCGTCGACCCCTTCGACCTCCCCCAGGTGCTCCGCGCCCTGGCGGCCGGCCCGGCCCGGCTGCTAGACGCCACCCGCCGCCCGGCCGCCGTCCCGGCCTGA
- a CDS encoding N-acetylmuramoyl-L-alanine amidase, with protein MTAIQGARSGEGTQRATAGSTRRRKHRLTAPLAIAAALATSASCLALAGTATAASAQAQDQAQAQAQDQNQNQAQDQATNGLQQQFAAAAAEFKVPASVLIALSYQQTRWESHQGAPSTTGNYNVMGLTQVDAAAVTKALANGPGPEVDGRGEDAPASTAQAPAPAVVDGPALHTLDAAAKLLGRPADQLKTDSAQSIRGAAALLVRYRKELGQAPAADQATDPGAWYGAVARFSQSPDAASGDAFADRVFATLRTGAAGTTSDGQSVRLAADPNVRTPRVATAQAPATAQAPAAAPRSLAADTQQAAAQQADCPAGLGCDFNPAAYALTNPNDKTSYGNYNQANRPADGDKINYIVIHDTESGFDSAIRTFQDPASVASAHYIVRSGDGHVTQLVDNKNIAWHAGNKSINMHSIGIEHEGYAFPTDKPTWYSEQLYQSSATLVKYLAAKYGIPLDRQHVIGHDDVPGPIQSLVNGMHWDPGTFWDWNHYMDLLGAPVKADAGGLLAIGGKVVVSPAFDASNQPPVDGTADRPQNFVYLRTSPDANAPLINGGSTKAADWTDKAVTGASFVVADLSGDWTAIWYGGVKAWFYNPSGTTGVADQGTDAPVLTPKAGLASIPVYGRTYPEQSAYAAYPGLFAPGQAPAPLTATIAAGQGYVAGGDSQVPGYFYYAQTIDGSAPHDRTLVVGNDTYFPIRFNHRLAFLKSTDVDVVYPSGGYTPYGPTRVMDTRIGQGVARGAVNGGGTVSLKVTGSGTGIPADATSVILNVTAVGPTAGSYVTVYPNGQPRPLASNLNFVAGQTIPNLVVVPVVNGKVNFYNQAGSVNLVADVTGYYSPRGASKFTTTTPTRLLDTRAGLGAAKAPVGPDGKVTLDIAGKAGVPANATGVVLNVTATGPTASSFVTVYPNGGTMPTVSNLNFTAGQTIPNLVVVPITNGKVDLYNKAGSVNLIADITGYYTPSGVSKFTSVGPARLLDTRTGLGAAKAAPVGPDSAIALQVAGKAGLPATGVKAVVLNVTAVTPTAPGFVAVYPSGTSLPTVSNLNFTTGQVIPNLVIVPVGADGKVSLYNKAGNVNLVADITGYYTG; from the coding sequence CGTGCCACGGCCGGGAGCACCCGCCGTCGCAAGCACCGGCTGACCGCTCCGCTGGCCATCGCCGCCGCCCTGGCCACCTCCGCCTCCTGCCTGGCGCTGGCCGGCACCGCCACCGCCGCCTCGGCCCAGGCCCAGGACCAGGCCCAGGCCCAGGCTCAGGACCAGAACCAGAACCAGGCCCAGGACCAGGCGACCAACGGGCTGCAGCAGCAGTTCGCCGCCGCCGCGGCCGAGTTCAAGGTGCCGGCGAGCGTGCTGATCGCGCTCTCGTACCAGCAGACCCGCTGGGAGTCGCACCAGGGCGCGCCGAGCACCACCGGCAACTACAACGTGATGGGCCTGACCCAGGTCGACGCGGCCGCCGTCACCAAGGCCCTCGCGAACGGCCCGGGCCCCGAGGTCGACGGCCGGGGCGAGGACGCCCCTGCCAGTACCGCGCAGGCGCCCGCCCCCGCCGTGGTGGACGGCCCCGCGCTGCACACCCTGGACGCCGCCGCCAAACTGCTGGGCCGCCCGGCCGACCAGTTGAAGACCGACTCCGCGCAGAGCATCCGCGGCGCCGCCGCCCTGCTGGTCCGGTACCGGAAGGAGCTCGGCCAGGCCCCGGCCGCCGACCAGGCCACCGACCCGGGTGCCTGGTACGGCGCCGTGGCGAGGTTCAGCCAGTCCCCGGACGCCGCGAGCGGCGACGCCTTCGCCGACCGGGTGTTCGCCACCCTGCGCACCGGCGCCGCCGGCACCACCTCCGACGGCCAGTCCGTCCGGCTCGCCGCCGACCCGAACGTCCGCACCCCCAGGGTGGCCACCGCCCAGGCCCCGGCCACCGCCCAGGCCCCGGCCGCCGCGCCGCGCTCGCTCGCCGCCGACACCCAGCAGGCGGCTGCACAGCAGGCCGACTGCCCGGCCGGACTCGGCTGCGACTTCAACCCGGCCGCGTACGCGCTGACCAACCCCAACGACAAGACCTCGTACGGGAACTACAACCAGGCGAACCGTCCGGCCGACGGCGACAAGATCAACTACATCGTCATCCACGACACCGAGAGCGGCTTCGACAGCGCGATCAGGACCTTCCAGGACCCGGCCTCGGTGGCCAGCGCGCACTACATCGTCCGCTCCGGCGACGGTCACGTGACCCAGCTGGTGGACAACAAGAACATCGCCTGGCACGCCGGCAACAAGTCGATCAACATGCACAGCATCGGCATCGAGCACGAGGGCTACGCCTTCCCGACCGACAAGCCGACCTGGTACTCCGAGCAGCTCTACCAGTCCTCCGCGACCCTGGTGAAGTACCTGGCCGCCAAGTACGGGATCCCGCTGGACCGGCAGCACGTCATCGGCCACGACGACGTGCCCGGCCCGATCCAGTCCCTGGTCAACGGGATGCACTGGGACCCGGGCACGTTCTGGGACTGGAACCACTACATGGACCTGCTCGGCGCGCCGGTCAAGGCCGACGCCGGTGGCCTGCTGGCCATCGGCGGCAAGGTGGTCGTCTCGCCCGCCTTCGACGCGAGCAACCAGCCGCCGGTGGACGGCACCGCCGACCGGCCGCAGAACTTCGTCTACCTGCGCACCTCGCCGGACGCCAACGCCCCGCTGATCAACGGCGGTTCGACCAAGGCGGCCGACTGGACGGACAAGGCCGTCACCGGCGCCAGCTTCGTGGTGGCCGACCTCTCCGGTGACTGGACGGCGATCTGGTACGGCGGCGTCAAGGCCTGGTTCTACAACCCGAGCGGCACCACCGGCGTCGCCGACCAGGGCACCGACGCACCGGTGCTGACCCCGAAGGCCGGGCTCGCGAGCATCCCGGTCTACGGCCGCACCTATCCGGAGCAGTCCGCGTACGCGGCGTACCCGGGTCTCTTTGCCCCGGGGCAGGCGCCCGCCCCGCTGACCGCGACCATCGCCGCCGGTCAGGGCTACGTGGCCGGCGGCGACTCGCAGGTGCCGGGCTACTTCTACTACGCCCAGACCATCGACGGCAGCGCGCCGCACGACCGGACGCTGGTGGTCGGCAACGACACCTACTTCCCGATCCGGTTCAACCACCGCCTCGCCTTCCTGAAGTCCACCGACGTGGACGTGGTCTACCCGTCCGGTGGCTACACCCCGTACGGTCCGACCCGCGTCATGGACACCCGGATCGGGCAGGGCGTCGCCAGGGGAGCGGTGAACGGCGGCGGCACCGTCTCGCTCAAGGTCACCGGCAGCGGCACCGGCATCCCGGCCGACGCCACCTCGGTGATCCTGAACGTGACCGCCGTCGGCCCGACCGCCGGCAGCTACGTGACGGTCTACCCCAACGGGCAGCCCAGGCCGCTCGCCTCGAACCTCAACTTCGTGGCCGGGCAGACCATCCCGAACCTGGTGGTCGTGCCGGTCGTCAACGGCAAGGTCAACTTCTACAACCAGGCCGGCTCGGTCAACCTGGTCGCCGACGTGACCGGGTACTACTCGCCGCGCGGCGCCTCGAAGTTCACCACCACCACGCCGACCCGGCTGCTCGACACCCGCGCCGGCCTGGGCGCCGCGAAGGCCCCCGTCGGCCCCGACGGCAAGGTGACCCTGGACATCGCCGGCAAGGCGGGCGTGCCCGCCAACGCCACCGGCGTGGTGCTGAACGTGACGGCCACCGGCCCGACCGCCTCCAGCTTCGTCACGGTCTACCCGAACGGCGGGACGATGCCGACCGTCTCGAACCTCAACTTCACCGCCGGGCAGACCATCCCGAACCTGGTGGTGGTGCCGATCACCAACGGCAAGGTCGACCTCTACAACAAGGCCGGCAGCGTCAACCTGATCGCCGACATCACCGGCTACTACACCCCCAGCGGCGTCTCGAAGTTCACCAGCGTGGGCCCGGCCCGCCTGCTGGACACCCGGACCGGCCTCGGCGCCGCCAAGGCCGCCCCGGTGGGCCCGGACTCGGCCATCGCCCTCCAGGTCGCCGGCAAGGCCGGCCTGCCGGCCACCGGCGTCAAGGCGGTCGTGCTGAACGTCACCGCCGTCACCCCGACCGCCCCCGGCTTCGTCGCGGTCTACCCGAGCGGCACCTCGCTGCCGACCGTCTCCAACCTGAACTTCACCACCGGGCAGGTCATCCCGAACCTGGTGATCGTGCCGGTCGGTGCCGACGGCAAGGTGTCCCTCTACAACAAGGCCGGCAACGTCAACCTGGTCGCCGACATCACCGGCTACTACACCGGCTGA